In the genome of Thermoproteus tenax Kra 1, the window AAAGATCGCCGATATGGCCGCCCTTAACGTCTGGGATCCGTTGATAGTTAAACAGAACGTCATAAGGAGCGCCACAGAGGCGGCAATAATGGTTCTCCGCATAGACGATATAATCGCGGCCGGCGCGCCGAAGAAGGAGGAAAAGAAGGGAGAGAAGAAGGAGGGCGAGGAGGGCGAGAGCAAATCAGACTAAGATTTTTTAAAATCATCTTTTCCGTGAGCCAATGGAGACTAGACTTTCTACCCCAGAGCTCGTAGAGAGAATCGAAAAACTGGTGCAAGCGTTGAGATCATCGCTTCAAGATAGAACTCTATACCCTCCGAGGCTGACGCGCTTTGAGGTGGCCAGAGTAATAGCGGCGCGCGCAATACAGCTGTCTATGGGCGCAGAGCCCCTCATAGATATCAGCACGTTGCAGATCAAGGACCCTGTAATAATAGCAATTGAAGAATTTAAACAGGGCAAGCTAAATTTCTCTATTGTTAGAGAGCTTCCTGATGGAAAAACAATAAAATTACAATTGAAAAATTTATTAGAATTTGAAAAACTTATTCAGGCTTAATAATAACTAAATCTTTGCCTATATATAGAAAGGTATGACCGCCAGCCTTTATAGTTTTATCCGTCTTAATCCAACTTAGATCGCCCTTCATCACGTATACTATCAACATCTCTCCGACCCTATATGCATAGTAGTTTATACCTCTCTTCTGCAGCTCTTCCAACACGAGTGTGTGATGCCCCGCATAAATATGTTTTGAATGTTATACAGGAGACAGAATGCGGGGGGTGGGATTTGAACCCACGCAGGCCTACGCCACAGGGACCTCTGGGCCGGCTGAGCCGACAACCCTGCCCCTTTGACCTGGCTCGGGCACCCCCGCTCGATAACCTATAATGTGCCGGTTTTTAAGGCTTTACGACGTTTCTTATCGAGCGCACAATCTCTCTCAACTTCTCGGGCTCCTCTTCGGCAATAGTACCCGTCACTATGACGTTTGGTCTCTCTCTGGCGATCTGTTCGGCTATAGCGCCAGATCTTATGCCGCCTCCAACTATTAAGACGCGGTCTAGGTACTTCCTCACGGCTCTAACCATCGGTATCGGTACAGGCTCCGGCGCGCCGCTGCCTGCCTCCAGATAGACTGCATTGAATCCCATATATCTAGCGGCTAGGGCATAGGCGACGGCTATCTCCGGCCTCTTGAGCGGCAACGGCCTGGCCATACTCAGATACCCGGCGGCGCCTCCATCGCCGACCAAAATATAGGCAGTAGATATGACCTCCAAGTTGGGATAGTGCTTGGCCAGAATCACGGCGCCTTGTAGTTGGGCCCCCACGATAAAGTAAGGATCTTGTGAGTTCAATACACTGAGGAAGAGAATTGCATCGGCCCTCTGAGTTATTTGACAGATAGTGCCAGGAAACAACACTATGGGCACATGGGAGATCAACTTCAGTTCCTTAACCACATCGTCAAGCTCGCCCGAGGGTATACCTAAAGACCCTCCTACCAGAATACCGTCTGTGCCCGCCTCTAGGGCGATCTTGGCTATCTTGATGTAGTCAACGGATTTATCGGGATCTATCAGAGTGAAGTGTTTAACACCTTCGGACAGATACTCAAGGACCCTCATTTCCGCTCCCCTCGGCTCCCTCCTCAGACCTCTGATCAGGCGGCCTTATCTTACCTTCCAGGAAGTGATCCACAAAAACATTATAGTAGTCCACAGCAGTCCAACGAGGATGTTCCTCGAACTCCTCGTAGAGACCGCAACTTCCACAAATTACTATATATTTATCGTCTCTCCTTTTGACATTTACGCTCTGGGATCCACAGTTGGGGCATACGAAGATCTTAGGTATGGCCCTCCTCGGCCTCGCAATGATCTTCCTCCTTTTTCTCCTGCCTCCCACGACGGTGTGTGCGGGCCTCTATAAAACATTTATCTATTATTTGGTCAGCCAAAGCGCCACCGGCCACCGAGGCCTGTAACCCTGACTACATCACCGTTATAAAGGATACAATGTATATTTTAATGTTGGTGAAGAGGAGCGACGCCCCGAGAGGTGAGGAGTAGGAGGTGAGCGCGGATCTTGCCGTAGGCCATCAGGGGCTTAAAGAAATATTAATGACGTCATCTTAGTCCCGGTGCTCGGCAGGCTTGAGTCCATAGTCTCAAAGGCATCGTGGCTGCTGTGGACTGAGTTCTCCAACGGAGAGGGTAGCGAGATAGTCGGAAGACACGGCGATGACGTATCTAGGGCTATCGACGTGAAAATAGAGCGGTATATATACGAGGCGCTGAAGAGCTCGTTCAGCGGCGGGATCCTCATAGCGGAGGAGGGCGGCGTTTACACTTGGGGGGATCAAAGGCACGTCTTCGTCCTGGACCCCCTTGACGGCTCCCTCAATTATGCATTGGGCATACCTGTGTTCACTATATCTCTAGCGGCAGGCATATATAAGAACGGAGATCTCTCAGACCTGCAGTACGCCGTTTTGGCGGTTCCGTCCAAGGGCGAGATCTACAGCGTAGGCCCTGGCATACCTCCAGCCAGGAATGGCCGCCCCGTGGCGAGACGGCCTGAGGCCAACAAGGTTGTGTTCTTCGCCGTCAGCGACTCGGTACCGCAGGAGGCTCTAAAGAGGATAACATCCAAGGGGTTCAAAATCAGAACCCTCGGCTGTTCAAGCTACGAGCTGTTGCTCACCGCTCTGGGCTACTCGTCAGGCTTCGTGGATCTGAGGGGAAAGCTTAGAGCCCTTGACATAGTCTCCTCCCTCTTAATAGGCAGAGCGCTGGGGCTGAACTATGTGCTACTAGGAGATTACTCACTGAAGTCGGAGGGAATCTCTTTATTGGCTGGCCCCACAGAGCTCATAAATGAGCTCAAGAACTTTGGAGGAGGAAACAAAGGAGTTTCTATTGCGTCTATCTGACATTCTGAACGTCCGTATATCTAAAGTCCTCGATTTCTATTTCTCAGTGAGGCCGGCTAAGGCCAGAATCTTGGAGTTGGTGGAGGAGGGCGGAAAAATAGTGGGCATCAGAATGGCGGTGCAGTCCAACACGAGGAGAGATCTGTGGCACTACGTGATGGTAGGCCGTTACGGAGCAAAGTGCACGTGCGAGGCCAATACGATCAGAGGCCAGATATGCAGACACATCATAATAGCGTTGATAACCTGGAACATGGTATCACTGATAAAGACGGGCAAAGGTGTGGAGCTAGAGAGCCTGAGCTGGCTCAGGGGCACTAGAAGAGTCGAGAGCTCGGAAGAGAATGCGGGGGGTGGGATTTGAACCCACGCAGGCCTACGCCACAGGGACCTCTGGGCCAGCATCGCTGTGAACCCTGCCCCTTTGACCTGGCTCGGGCACCCCCGCGTCTCTGATATAAACTGCTCAGTTTAAAATTTTTCAGCCCCTTGTTCGATCAGCTCCAACTTAATTGTTCTAAGCTTTTCAACGACCTCGTGTATGTATCTGTCGACGCGTGAAGGATCAATGCCCTTCCGGCTCAGCTCCCTTTTTACAACCTCGATGACTACATCATATTTTTTATACTGCTCATTCAGTCGGCGCCAAGGTATTCCCCTTAAGGCATCCTTGAGTTCGTTATCTACGGGCAAGGCGCCCTTGAGCATCATAAAGGCAACGATGGGATAGCCTATATAACCTCTATATTTCGTGCCGTTATCGTCACTATAGGCCAGACCGCGAGCTAAATCCAGATAGACTCTGTAGGTTCTTTGTCCGTCGGATGATATCACCTCAGCCTCTTTATCGTCCAACGCCTTTATCCTACCGTCTGCTATTGCCGAGAGGGCCTCTAAGATCTTGATACGCGGCGGCAACCGCATCAGATCCTGAGTAGATTCAAGGCGATCACTATGCTCATTACGACCAACGAGACGATGACTACGACCTTGGGGCTCAGCTTTATCTTCTCTATTTCGCCCTCTCTGCTGAAGTTGAGAAGGCCGGCCGCCGTGAATAAGTTCAAGTCGCGCGCCCTCCTTCTCCTCGCCATGGATGCTAATAATCAGCAATATAAAAGCATGATCTCTCCTCCCCGTGAGGATCTTCGATAACCACGCACACGCAAACGAGTTTACGGGCATCGGCGCCGAGGAGGTAGTCAAAAGGTTCAAACGGGCGGGGGGCACCGGCATTATCTTCGTCTCGCTCCTGACCTGGTCTATAGGCGGATCGCCGGGCGACAAAGACTGGGTTGTAAGGATCTACGAGCACACTGTGAGGAATGCCCAGATAGCGCGCTCCCAGGGCCTTATATCTGGCGCCATCGTCGGCATCCATCCGGCTGAGTGCGCAAGCTTGGTGGAGCATGGATGGAGCGAGGAGGACGTAGAGGAGTTCATGAGGTGGACAATAGATCTGGCTGCGCGTTACGTAAGCGAGGGAAAGGCGGTGGGATTCGGCGAATACGGTAGACCTCACTGGGACGCAACGACAGGGATAGTGAGCCTCTGCAACAGAGTATTAGAGTATGCGCTTGAGAGAGCCAAAGATGTGGACGCCGCAGTCCACCTACATCTTGAAAGAAGAGGGGAACAGACTGTCATGAGCGTAGCCGAGATTGCTAGAAGGGCGGGCTCCCGTGCCCATTCTGTGGTAATGCACCACATAGAGCCCGGCGTAGCCAAGTTGGCTTGGGAGAAGGGGCTCATGCCCTCAATACCTATAGGCCGCAGAGGCGAATTGGAGTCGGCGTTGAGGATGGAGCCGATATATGTCGTAGAAAGCGACTATATAGATGACAATAAAAGGCCAGGCGCCGTTATACCTCCCTGGAGCTTGGCGAACAAGCTTAGAAACGCTGTATATAGAGGCATTGTAACTGAGACATATATAGATACCCTCTTTGACAATGCAATAAAGATATACAGATTGCTCCAGTGAGCTGCGCAAGACCCCCTATTGCTGTTCTACATCTGCAAGGGACAAGACAGCTGTGCAGGCTAGGGCTAAAAATTAGGGCTCGGTTTATGCAAAGAGTCAGCGCCTTAGTTCATACAGGACCTTCTTGAAAGCCGCGGCGGTATCTACAGCGTCCTCCGGCGTTAGATTGGGCAGAACCAACAACGAGACCACTCTCTCTGCAGCCCACTCCGCGTTGGGCAGACGCTCGTATGCCACCTTCCTTCCGTAATACGGACAAGTCCAAGGACATCCCCTCCCGTGGCCCTCCAAGTTTTTAAACAACGGAGTTCGGTACAGAGGAGTTGGATAGGCGACAAAGACATTGCCTATACCCTCGCGCCTCAAGGCCTCAACGACGAAATCGCGAGGTCTCCTCAGCCTCTCTACCGAGAGGAGTAGCTGTACTAAATGCCAACTGTGTTTCACGTAGGGCCTAGGCTTGATTGCCACGAGCAGGTCTCCGTCTAAGGGAGCCAACTCGTCCAACAAAGTCTTGACGTACTTCTCTCTTATTCTCTGAAATTCATCGAACTTCTTCAGCTGATGATACAATATAAGTCCTTGCAGCTCCGTCATACGGTAGTTGTACCCGAGCACCTCGTACCAGTACTTATCGGTTTCTCCGTGGGCCCTAATAAGGTTGGCCCTCTCGGCATAGGCGGCCACGTCAGTGGCCACGGCGCCGCCCTCCCCTCCTGTAATATGTTTAGTTGCATAGAAGCTGAACGCCGAGATGTGCCCAAAGGAGCCCGTCTTCCTGCCCCTAAACTCAGCGCCTAGCGCCTGCGCCACATCCTCGACTACGTATAGGCCGTACCTCTCCGCCAATTTCATGAACTGGTCCATCTCGGCAGGATAACCGGCCAAATGCACCACCACCACGGCCTTGGTCCTGTCGGTTATCTTGCCCTCAACGGATGCAGGATCTAAGTTGAGCGTCTCTCTGTCTATATCTGCGAAGATGGGCACGGCGTTGGCATGTAGAATCGATGTGGCAGATGCAGCGAAGGTGAACGGGGTCGTTATGACTTCATCTCCGGGTCCGACGCCGATTGACTTAAGAGCCAAGTGTAACGCCGTAGTCCCGCTAGTGGTCGCGTAGGCGAACTTCACCCCCACGAAGGATGCCAACTCCTGTTCGAAGGCTCTGACCCATTTCCCGTGAGTCGACACAAGCACTCCGCTCCTCAAGATCTCCTCGATCTCTTTCATTAGGTCTGGATCGTAGACGACCGGTCTAGCTACTATCGGCTTCTCTCTGACAGGTCTTCCCCCCTCTATTGCCAACACGTGCGGCTGTAAAATCAGATATATAATTATTGTTGGACTCCCTGAAGCTGTTGCTGATACTGCTCCACTATATCATATCCGTATATAGCCTTGAACATCTCCCTGCCTTCAGGCGTCATCTGGGTGGGATCCCACGGTCTCTCGAAGTCGACGTCTACCTCTACATCCTTGGCCTCTGTGACCACCGACTGAACCGCAAGGCCCACTTCGTTAGCTAGAGAGGCCGAGACTGGGCATCCGACGGCGGTTAAAGTCATGACGATCTTCAACGTTCCATCCTCGCTCAAGGTTATTTCTCTGATTAAACCAAGATCGTATACGTTGATAGGTATTTCAGGATCGTATATGTTTCTTAAAACCTCTATTAACTTCTTTACCTTATCTGGCGGCAGATTGGTCTTAAAAACTACGCCGTTGCTCTCCATAAGCTTAACTACGTTTAAACCTTATTAGCTTATCTACTGCCCTCGTCATGTACATAGAGTACAAGGGCACCTTCTACCGTCCCCTGCATCCGAGACCTACGTTAATAGTAGTCTCCATGTGTCCAGACGGTCGGATCAACTTAATGCCGGCTAGTTGGAACACTCCAGTCTCGGAGGAGCCCCCAACTATAGCAGTCGCAATAGATAAGTCCTCATACACCTTCAAATGCCTGGAGCACTCGGGCGAAGCAACATTGAACGTAGTCCCCGTGGATATGTTAAACCTCGCCTATGCGTTGGGCTCCACAACGGGCGCCAAGGTGGACAAGACGAAGAAGTTTGATGTAAGGCTCGTCCCCAGCGAGAAGATAGGGACGCCAGGCGTTGACGGCTCCATAGCCATCTATGAGACGAAGGTTTTGACAAAGGCCGACATAGGCGATGTAATGCTCTACGTGTTTGAGGTTCTCTTCGTGCGCGTTAAGGAGGGACTCGTCGACGAGTGGGGTCCGGTGCTCGAGAGGACCAGCCCGCTCCTCCACGGAGCAGGTAGAGTCTTCTATAGGGTAGATCCTAAAAAGCTGTGGGCTAAGAGGCCAGAGCTCTGAGGCGAACGTTGGAAAAAATGCTTAAAAAGAGGGGTTAAAGGTAGCGTTAAGGGCCCGTAGTCTAGCGGCTAGGATGCCCGCCTGACGCGCGGGAGATCCCGGGTTCGAATCCCGGCGGGCCCACTGGCCCCTAGTTTTCGACGAGCCGGCCCGACCGACGAGCGGCACATCTCCGTTGGCAAATCGCCGGTTAGGCCGGACCGCCCAAGGTGGTCATGCGCGGCCGTGGGATTCGGCGGAGCCGATGCCGAGAGGGGCTAAAAAGCTATATTTCGTACTTATAGCAAATGTGGCCTTGGCAGTCCATCTGTTTCAGTACGCCCTCCCTCTTCATTCTATCGAGAGCCTCGCGGAAGTATAGAAAACGCTCCTCGAGGAGCTCGTTGCCGTACCACTCAATAAATTTGTCTACGATCTCCTCCAGCGTCCAGAGACTCCTCTTCTCCTCGCGTAGCATCCTCGCTATGAAGCTCATCATATCCTCCAACGCAGTCCACGGATATTGATACCAGTACCAGTCTCTCACCTCTACGGCGTAATAATCAGGCATGTACTTTGTAGTGCTTGTGATCACCTGCAGTGCAGCTGTCTTTACGCTTTTGGGTTTGCAACACTTCTCCACGGACTCCTTGGCCAATACAACGCTATCTCCTGTGTCCACTATGTCGTCTACAACCAAGACGTTCTTGCCCGAGAGATCTACCGTCAGGCCGTATTTTACATACGCCCTCTCGGCCACTTGGGCGGCCGCAGGCCAGTGCACTGTCTGGACGCTCAAAAGGTCTTGAACGCCGAGGAAATCACAGAGCAGTCTCGCAGGGATGTACCCCCCTCTGGCGACTGCCACGACCACATCAGGTCTCCAACCGCTAGATCTTACGTTATCGGCCAGCTTTCTTGCCCAAGACACTATCTCCTCCCATTTGACTACTTTGACAGGCACCTTCGGCACTTAACACACAAATCAACCCTCTTTATATATTATCTGGACTTACTTACACGGCGTCAGGGCTATGAACGTATACAGATCTGAACATCGGGGGGCTCCTCTGTACTCGTAGTCCCACGTCCTCACTATAGCGCACTCCTGTTCTGTACAAATATTGAAGTAGAGATCTCCGATCTTGCACCGCTCCCGCTCACATAAAGCGGTGTAGCCCCTGATCCTTCCTCCCGAGGACATGACATTGAAGTTGGCAGCAACGTAGGGATGGCCTGCAGAGGAGAAAAGGACAAGCCACGCGCCAGCTATCTTCGCCACAAGGTAGGGCAACGCTCTCACTATGCTGTTATCTACGGCTATGCCTCCTGGCACAGGCACAGGGTCCAGCGCCGAGTAGATCCCAAGGAGGAACATCCATGCATCTCTGTTCAGGGGCAGGCTCCATTTCAGAGCAGAGTAGAGACCGTAGCGCATGGCCACCGAGAATCCCCGCCAATTTCTCTCCACAAGCTCCAAGGCATCTCTAAATTTGACAAGGCCTAGAGCTGCCTTGATCCATACGTCGAGCGAGGAGAACATATGAGGATCATAGAGTTGGCCCTCCCTCAGACCCCGCGAGACGAGATATCTGTCAATAAACTCGCACGGCCCTCTTGGGACGGACGGCCTTCCCCTATAGTATATACTCCAAATCGGCTGTCTCCCCCTAGCCAGTAGATAGACGTAATAGGCGAGGCAGTTGCCCTTGTTAAGCTCGTCTGTGGCGTACAGCTCGGCCAGTCTTGCCACATTGCTCACTCCAGGGCCCTGTAACACCTTGTAGATAAACCTGGGTCTTCTGATAGCTTCGCCACATAAGTACGTTCCGCCTACCTTCACGGGACATTTGAGCGATAGCCTTAGATCCAAGGGCCTTTCGTCCACCAAGATTTCGCCATCGCGTATTGCCACCTTCCCCACAACCGCCGAGGAGCCAAGCTTGACGACGCTCTCGCGTATCTCGAGGGAGAGCCCGTTGCCTAGGTCGACTGAGATCTCATCCGGTAAAGATTCATATCTGCGTTCAAATCCCTCAGCATCGTTCAGCATCCGCCTGTCTTCATCTCAAGACTTTTTAACTGCCCCGTTATAAGCAATTCGCGCCTGCACAGAGTTCTACAACGCTGCTCCACCGCTGAAAAGATAAAAATCATTGAATTTCACTTTAACAAGCGGCGGTAGTCTAGCCTGGTTAGGGCGGCCAAAAGCCCCCAGAGTAGGATGGCGGCCTCCCAAGCCGCTGATCCCGGGTTCGAATCCCGGCCGCCGCACTATTCTTCAGCTCTCCAGGTGTTCCTCATAGTCGTCAGATGTCCTGAGCCATCATCATAAACTCTTCAATTAATCCGCCTTAAATATAGAGCACTATGTCCAATGGAAACTCGAACCTCTCGTTGAAGTCTCGGAAGGCCATCAACGCAGCGCCGGCGGTCACCCTGCTCCCAGCCATAGCTGCCAGCTCTGCCAGAGCTTTGATGGTCTTTCCCGTCCGCACTATGTCGTCGATTATGAAGATGGCGTCGTCCTCTCCTAGGAGCCCCTGCGCCACATATAGAGAGACCACCCTATTGCCCTTTATGTACGAGACCTCCAAGTTCTTGACGCCGGGCTCCTTGTATTGCTTCGCTATTACTAACGGAACGCCAAATCGGTAGGCGACGGCCACCGCCAACGGAATGCCATCTACGGCCGCCGTGAGAACCTTCGTGACTCTAACATTGTTAAACTTCCTAGATATATATATCGAGTATAAAGTCCATAGATCTGGCGTATAAATATTGGTTAAGTCAACATATGTCTCATATATCTTAATTATTTTACTTAAAATCTTGTCAAGAGGATATTCTCTGAAGAGCCTAGTTATTATCTCCTCTGCGGTCTCTACCGAAGGCATCATATCCCCAGTATTATATCTAGACAGAACGCTTTCCGGGATGCCCAATACTGCAGATAGCTCTTTGTAGGTCAAGCCCAACAGCCTTTTAACGGAGCGAAGTACATAGACGCCATCCATCTGTATTCTGACTCTGTCTAACCGCTCCACGTGTTTAAGTAAGCTGTTAAATTTGAATCAATCGCGTAACCTTATGGAGATCGAGGTAGAGTTAAACAGAATAATTATAAAGAAAAACTCCAAGCGGCTTATCGGCCTACCTCTCTATCTGAACATGTTCGGGTCTGTCAAGGCCCTGCCTGTGCAATATCTATTGGCCCGTTACGGCAGAGTCTTCTTTGAGGACGCCAGAGCGCGCCCAATAGCGCGAGCCTTATGCGAAGCCTGTGTATCTGAAAGGCCTGCCGAGGGCTTTAAGTCGGTGGGCTTTCGAGAGTTCGTGGAGGCCTATTACAACACGATAGCGGGCGAGGTCTTTTCTTTTGCCCAGAGCGTTGACTCAGTGGCGGTGCCGTGCTACACGGGAGCTCTGGGCGCCGCTCTGGCGAAGAGGGCCAGGGAGGTGGAACCCGGCCTCACTATTATAGCTGCGAAGTTGGGCGAAGGAGATTGCGGTTGGGCCGATGCCATTTACGTCGGCGGAGGGGAAGAGCTCGGTCTTCCCGCAGGCTTGAACCTGGGGCCCGCCTCTAAGGCCTCTCTTTCGGCGGCCGCTAGGGCTTCGGAGGAGCTCGGCCTATACTCCATACTAGTGCTACTGACTGACGGAGCATGAGGGTGGGGATAATCGGGGCGGGCAAGATGGGCCTCTGGCTGAAGAGAGAGATATCGGCTCTTCATGAGGTTTATCTACACGATGTAGATGAGAGAAAAAGCGAGAAACCTCTCGGCGAACTAGTGAGCGATAGCGACGTCATAATAGTCGCCGTCGGCTTCAGAGACGTCTCCAAAGTCCTCCAAGGGCTAAGCGCCATGCCTCTGTGCGGCAAACTCGTGATGGACATAGCCTCCTTCAAAAAGTATGTGCTCGATGGCTACAGAGCTCTGCCCGACTGTGCCCTCGCCGCTACTGTCCACCCCATGTTCGGCCCCGGAGCTGAGAGCATAAAGGGAAAGAAGGTCGTAGTCATGGAGGTTCCTGGGCGCCAAGGCGTCGAGATGGCCGAGGACTTCTTCAGAGGATTGGGCGCAAGAGTAGTGAGGGGGTCTCTGGACGACCATGAGAAGTACGTGAGATACACCATAGCGCTCAGCTATGCAGTGGGATTGGCGCTCGCCAGAATCTATTCAAAATATGGAGATGCGTTGGAAAAATACGGCGGAACATCCTTTAGATATCTCTCGATATACGTCGAATCGCTCTTGGGGGATCCCTCGGCGGAGCTATACGCTGAAGAGGCCCGGGACGTCCTAGACGAGTTCATTGAGGCATTGAGGGCCAAAGGCATGCCTAGGCCCACTATGGATCCAGCGGAGGCCTACGAGCTGTTCTATAGGGCTCTGTCAACGCTTGGGTACTAGTCTCGCCATGGCGCCTTCGAAGGCCGAGGCCATGACCCTCTCGATCTCGGCCATCTCCACCAACGCCTTGATCGTGGTGCCTCCCGGGGTTGCTAT includes:
- a CDS encoding DNA-directed RNA polymerase subunit K, translated to METRLSTPELVERIEKLVQALRSSLQDRTLYPPRLTRFEVARVIAARAIQLSMGAEPLIDISTLQIKDPVIIAIEEFKQGKLNFSIVRELPDGKTIKLQLKNLLEFEKLIQA
- a CDS encoding geranylgeranylglyceryl/heptaprenylglyceryl phosphate synthase, with translation MRVLEYLSEGVKHFTLIDPDKSVDYIKIAKIALEAGTDGILVGGSLGIPSGELDDVVKELKLISHVPIVLFPGTICQITQRADAILFLSVLNSQDPYFIVGAQLQGAVILAKHYPNLEVISTAYILVGDGGAAGYLSMARPLPLKRPEIAVAYALAARYMGFNAVYLEAGSGAPEPVPIPMVRAVRKYLDRVLIVGGGIRSGAIAEQIARERPNVIVTGTIAEEEPEKLREIVRSIRNVVKP
- a CDS encoding inositol monophosphatase family protein, producing the protein MLGRLESIVSKASWLLWTEFSNGEGSEIVGRHGDDVSRAIDVKIERYIYEALKSSFSGGILIAEEGGVYTWGDQRHVFVLDPLDGSLNYALGIPVFTISLAAGIYKNGDLSDLQYAVLAVPSKGEIYSVGPGIPPARNGRPVARRPEANKVVFFAVSDSVPQEALKRITSKGFKIRTLGCSSYELLLTALGYSSGFVDLRGKLRALDIVSSLLIGRALGLNYVLLGDYSLKSEGISLLAGPTELINELKNFGGGNKGVSIASI
- a CDS encoding SWIM zinc finger family protein codes for the protein MRPAKARILELVEEGGKIVGIRMAVQSNTRRDLWHYVMVGRYGAKCTCEANTIRGQICRHIIIALITWNMVSLIKTGKGVELESLSWLRGTRRVESSEENAGGGI
- a CDS encoding preprotein translocase subunit Sec61beta, which produces MARRRRARDLNLFTAAGLLNFSREGEIEKIKLSPKVVVIVSLVVMSIVIALNLLRI
- a CDS encoding TatD family hydrolase; this translates as MRIFDNHAHANEFTGIGAEEVVKRFKRAGGTGIIFVSLLTWSIGGSPGDKDWVVRIYEHTVRNAQIARSQGLISGAIVGIHPAECASLVEHGWSEEDVEEFMRWTIDLAARYVSEGKAVGFGEYGRPHWDATTGIVSLCNRVLEYALERAKDVDAAVHLHLERRGEQTVMSVAEIARRAGSRAHSVVMHHIEPGVAKLAWEKGLMPSIPIGRRGELESALRMEPIYVVESDYIDDNKRPGAVIPPWSLANKLRNAVYRGIVTETYIDTLFDNAIKIYRLLQ
- a CDS encoding DegT/DnrJ/EryC1/StrS family aminotransferase → MLAIEGGRPVREKPIVARPVVYDPDLMKEIEEILRSGVLVSTHGKWVRAFEQELASFVGVKFAYATTSGTTALHLALKSIGVGPGDEVITTPFTFAASATSILHANAVPIFADIDRETLNLDPASVEGKITDRTKAVVVVHLAGYPAEMDQFMKLAERYGLYVVEDVAQALGAEFRGRKTGSFGHISAFSFYATKHITGGEGGAVATDVAAYAERANLIRAHGETDKYWYEVLGYNYRMTELQGLILYHQLKKFDEFQRIREKYVKTLLDELAPLDGDLLVAIKPRPYVKHSWHLVQLLLSVERLRRPRDFVVEALRREGIGNVFVAYPTPLYRTPLFKNLEGHGRGCPWTCPYYGRKVAYERLPNAEWAAERVVSLLVLPNLTPEDAVDTAAAFKKVLYELRR
- a CDS encoding metal-sulfur cluster assembly factor; this translates as MESNGVVFKTNLPPDKVKKLIEVLRNIYDPEIPINVYDLGLIREITLSEDGTLKIVMTLTAVGCPVSASLANEVGLAVQSVVTEAKDVEVDVDFERPWDPTQMTPEGREMFKAIYGYDIVEQYQQQLQGVQQ
- a CDS encoding flavin reductase family protein, translating into MYIEYKGTFYRPLHPRPTLIVVSMCPDGRINLMPASWNTPVSEEPPTIAVAIDKSSYTFKCLEHSGEATLNVVPVDMLNLAYALGSTTGAKVDKTKKFDVRLVPSEKIGTPGVDGSIAIYETKVLTKADIGDVMLYVFEVLFVRVKEGLVDEWGPVLERTSPLLHGAGRVFYRVDPKKLWAKRPEL
- a CDS encoding phosphoribosyltransferase; translated protein: MPKVPVKVVKWEEIVSWARKLADNVRSSGWRPDVVVAVARGGYIPARLLCDFLGVQDLLSVQTVHWPAAAQVAERAYVKYGLTVDLSGKNVLVVDDIVDTGDSVVLAKESVEKCCKPKSVKTAALQVITSTTKYMPDYYAVEVRDWYWYQYPWTALEDMMSFIARMLREEKRSLWTLEEIVDKFIEWYGNELLEERFLYFREALDRMKREGVLKQMDCQGHICYKYEI
- a CDS encoding phosphoribosyltransferase family protein, producing MERLDRVRIQMDGVYVLRSVKRLLGLTYKELSAVLGIPESVLSRYNTGDMMPSVETAEEIITRLFREYPLDKILSKIIKIYETYVDLTNIYTPDLWTLYSIYISRKFNNVRVTKVLTAAVDGIPLAVAVAYRFGVPLVIAKQYKEPGVKNLEVSYIKGNRVVSLYVAQGLLGEDDAIFIIDDIVRTGKTIKALAELAAMAGSRVTAGAALMAFRDFNERFEFPLDIVLYI
- a CDS encoding prephenate dehydrogenase yields the protein MRVGIIGAGKMGLWLKREISALHEVYLHDVDERKSEKPLGELVSDSDVIIVAVGFRDVSKVLQGLSAMPLCGKLVMDIASFKKYVLDGYRALPDCALAATVHPMFGPGAESIKGKKVVVMEVPGRQGVEMAEDFFRGLGARVVRGSLDDHEKYVRYTIALSYAVGLALARIYSKYGDALEKYGGTSFRYLSIYVESLLGDPSAELYAEEARDVLDEFIEALRAKGMPRPTMDPAEAYELFYRALSTLGY